CTATCTAAGGCAACTCATTTATTCCCACAGCTTTACTTCCATCTGTTGATGACTCTCAACTCTTCATATCTCCAACCTAGACCTTTCTTCAGCTTCCACAGCTGTATATCCAACTATCTACTGGACATCTCTTGTATGTTTCACAAATCCCCAAGGCTTAccatatttaaatttaacttttcatTGTCTACCCACACctcaacaacagaaaaaacaaatgctGGATGTAATTATTATCTTTCCTAAATTCCGTATCTTGTTAAATGGATTAAACCATTCTCACTCTTGGCTTCCAATTTGTTGCCAAGTTTTGTTGATTCTCCTACCAAATATTTCCCAAATCTATCTCCACCTTTCTATCCCGATTCAGGCGCTcatcatgtttttaaatattggaatagtctgggtgtggtggcatgcatctgtagtcccagcaacttgggaggctgaggcaagaggatcacttgagcccaggagttagaggctgcagtgagctatgatcacaccaatgtactccagcacggagaaaagagcaagaccctgtctctaaaaacaaaaacggcaacaacaacaacaaaacaacagaaaaaaaaaaacttggaataCAGTAATAGTCTCCTAATCGGTCCCTAATTTCATCTCTGTTCAGTCTTCCCTCTTCTGCCAGGGTAACCTTCCTCAGGGACTGATCATGTCTCTTCATTGGCAATGGCTTTCCATTGCCGTTAATTTGATCTCTTTGGCCTACCACACAAAGCCTTTCAttatcttggccgggcgcggtggctcacgtttgtaatcccagcactttgggaggccgaggcgggcggatcacgaggtcaggagatcgagaccacagtgaaaccccgtctctactaaaaatacaaaaaattagccaggcgtggtggcgggcgcctgtagtcccagctactcggagaggctgaggcaggagaatggcgtgaacccgggaggcggggagcttgcagtgagccgagatcgcgccactgcactccagcctgggtgaaagagcgagactccgtctcaaaaaaaaaaaaaaaaaaaaaaaaagcctttgattatctgtttcttttttttaataatttaatttgagTACCAACATTTAGGTTCTTTCTACCACCAATATTGAACCTAAGTTCTCATAGTTCCAGAAAATGCCATGACTTGTAGCCATGTTTCCTCCACCCTAGAACACTCTTTCCCCCAAGCCTTTCAGTGTCCGCTGACTCAAAGTTAAATGCCCTTTTGCTGTGCCCCACAGCACCTCAGTAATTGTTAGACATCTAGCTTCTCTAGACCGTGAGTTCTGCTGGGCAGCCACCATGTCTAACTCGTCCACTTTCTCTCAGTGTATGGCCCTGCACCTGGCACAGACAGAGATGATGCCCAGAAAACATTTGACGAATAAATGATTGAGTAAACGAAGAGTTACTATACTCTGATCGCCTTTACAGAGAGAACATCTGGGCCTCAGAGACACCAGAACACCCAGCGGCCCACGTCCAGGGAGTCCAGAACCTTGGGCTCCCGCGCACACCCAGGCCAGGTCCTGGGCGTCATTCCCCCGCCGGCCTCTGGGGGTGCTGCGCGGTCCGCGCCCGCTCTCCGCTGCCGGAATTCGTCTTGCCTGACGGAAGCTGGGGAGTGGGCaggcggcgggggcggggcccgGCGGAGCCTACACCGACCCTGGAGGGAGACTGGAGCCTTTGCGGCGGCGCTGCCCCTCCCCTGGTCCCCGCGAGCTCCGAGGGCCCGATTGGTGTTGCGGGGACCCCGGGAGGTACGGAGCTGGGAGGCGAGGCTCGTCCGGCGCTAGGATCGGCCTCCGCCTCTGGGCCGCTTTAGGTGACTGGTCTCTGCCTCTCATTCCCTCTGGGGGCTCCCCCGTGGGAAAATCTGTGGCGGAGGCCCCTCTGGCCCACTCTTATGGTGTCCTTTATGGTGGGGCTCGCTATATGGAGAGGGAGTCTGTGTCAGGAGCTTCCCCTGGAGAGGTTTCTGTTTGGGACCGCCTTTGGGAGTGATCTATCTCTGCTCTCTGGGGGGGGGATCTTTGTCTGGAGCTTTTGGGGGGCTTGTGTTTGGAAGTTTGCCTTCGGAGAGATATCTGTCTGGGACCTCTTAGGGTTTCTGTGTCTGagctttctcttttctgtctgtCAGTCCAAGGGCAGCAAAAAGTATCTCCTTTCTGAAGCCTTTTTTTCCGTAGGtttcttcactcttttctctCTTGTCTTACGTTCATTTTAGCCATAGAGTTGACTGGGGCTTAGAGGGAATTGATTGTTGTCCAGATGAGTCATACAGGAAAGCagattgtctttttttgagacggagtcttgctctgtcacccaggctggagtgcagtggcatatccttggctcactgcaatctccgcctcctgggttcaagcaattctcctgcctcagcctctcaagtagctgggattacaggcacccgtcaccacgcctggctaattttttgtatttttagtagaggcgaggtttcactatgttggccagtctggtctcgaactcctgactttgtgatccgcccacctcggcctcccgaagtgctgagattacaggcgtgagccaccgtgccctgcctgccCCAGATTATCCTTTTTATTTGCTCAGTACCCCCAGGGAGCAGATGGCTTCAGACAGCCACACAAAATACTGTTCCTGCTTAATTCTTCATGGGGTCATGGTTAAAGAGAGGAAGCTGGGCTGAGCTCCCTTCACTAATTGGTCCTCTACATCTTGCGCACAGAAGGGAACCTGGCCCAGTGGCCAGTGACTCTCCTCTCCCTTTATGGCAGCATTTCCAAGCACCTGCCCTGTGACAGATACTGGCTAGGTACTGGGGATAACAAAGACGAATCAAATAACAGCTTACTGTCCAGTAGTAGACATAGAGACATCAGTTTCCTCTGACTAGCATTGGGATGGTGCTGAAACCCTGGAACTATACATTCAGTTTAGAACTTGGGCTCTCAGTTGTGGATATTCTGCcttctgtttttttggtttttgtttttgtccacCAGAAGACATCTGCTAGTAACTGCCCTCTGTGTTGATGCTTTCTTTCCTCACCTCACCCAGCGTACTTCTGTTCTTCAAGGTTGAAAACTAAGCATGGGGAAGAGCTGCAAGGTGGTCGTGTGTGGCCAGGCGTCTGTGGGCAAAACTTCAATCCTGGAGCAGCTTCTGTATGGGAACCATGTAGTGGGTGAGTGTTGTTGGAGGGGGAGGAACAGTGGAAGAAGGTGAAAAATAAGGAATAGGACTTGATCACAACACACACAGGCTAAAAGCTGCTCCTGGTGATTTTTGCCCCTGGAATAATTAAGCTTACATTGTAACAGATCAACTCTACAACACTGAACAAATCCGGAGGGAGAAAGCCCTATGTCCAAGATAGGAAAGAGAAGCTGTCATGTCACACTTGTGCTTAGCATGGAATTAGCATAAAATTAATGtccattggccgggtgcggtggatcacgcctgtaatcccagcactttgggaggctgaggcgggcggatcacctcaggtcaggagtttgagaccagcctgaccaacttggagaaaccctgtctctactaaaaatacaaaattagccgggcgtggtgacacatgcctgtaatcccagctattcgggaggctgaggcaggagaatcacttgaacccgggaggtggaggttgtggtgagccgagatcgcgccattgcactccagcctgggcaacaagagcaaaacgccgtctcaaaaaaagaaagaaattaatgttCGTTCCCCTAAACCCAAATCATTTCAGTCCTGCCAGGCTGTCAATTCTCTGGCCTCCTCAGCCCCCCACATTCCTTTCTCCCCGTCTGGTCAGCCTTAAGATGCTCTCATCACTCACATTTCCCATCTCTCTCCACTTCAgacagttttctcattttataccAGGTTCGGAGATGATCGAGACACAGGAGGATATCTACGTGGGCTCCATTGAGACAGACCGGGGGGTGCGAGAGCAGGTGCGTTTCTATGACACCCGGGGGCTCCGAGATGGGGCCGAACTGCCCCGACACTGCTTCTCTTGCACTGATGGCTACGTCCTGGTCTACAGCACAGATAGCAGAGAGTCTTTTCAGCGTGTAGAGCTGCTCAAGAAGGAGATTGACAAATCCAAGGACAAGAAGGAGGTGTGTGGCATAGGCTTCTGGTGGGAGCCTCAGTGGTCAGAGAGTTTGGGCAGAGGGCTGGTTTGGGAAGCCTGGCATGGCTCCATTCTTCACTCCAAAGTGAGTTAGGAGCCAGAGGTGGGGTGGAGGCCACTGAGGGTATTTTACCCTCAGGAGTGGCTGCATTTTGAGTCTGCTCAACCAAAGAGGCCTCTTTGTGGTTTAAGGGGTCCCTGACCTAATGTATGAAGCCCCCACTTAGTTGTTGAAGGGGTCCTTGACCTAATGTATGAAGCCCCTACTTAGTTGTATGAAGCTCCTGCATAGTTGTTCTTCCTGATGGTTCCATGCTTTTAGCTAtgaaaacccttttttttttgtttgtctgagactgggtctcactctgccacccaggcaggagtgcagtgacatgatcacagctcactgcagcctcaacctcccaaggcttaggtggtcctcctgcctcagccccctgctaagactacaggtgcacgccaccacacctggctaagttttgtatttttagtagagatggagtttcgtcatgttgctcaggctggtctcaaactcctggactcaagcagtccacctgcctcagcctcccaaagtgttgggattacaggcgtgagccactgcatctggccacgAAGGCCCTTCTGTTCTCCAGAATCCCACTGTAAGCTGAAGGGTTCTGGGAGCGCTTCCTCACCTGTTGTTGAGCCAGAAACTGACTGCTAGTAATGAGCATGTATGGGCAATACAGAGCTGGTGATAGAACTCCTAAAAGGAGGGCTAGATGGAGGCCAGAATTtgaacagaggaaagagaaaaaaagcaaccaTCTCCTTCCCCACAATGAGTGGTATGGAATCTAGAAAGCGATATCAGCCATTGAGCTTTCCTCTCATAGAACTCCTAGGTGGTTGCCAGCCCCCATGTCCATTTCTGGTTCTATGGTACATTCACAGGCCTATGCTCTGTCCCTCTTCCCCAGGTCACTATCGTGGTCCTTGGCAACAAGTGTGACTTACAGGAGCAGCGGCGTGTAGACCCAGATGTGGCTCAGCATTGGGCAAAGTCAGAGAAGGTGAAGCTGTGGGAGGTGTCAGTGGCGGACCGGCGCTCCCTCCTGGAGCCCTTTGTCTACCTGGCCAGCAAGATGACGCAACCCCAGAGCAAGTCTGCCTTCCCCCTCAGCCGGAAGAACAAGGGCAGTGGCTCCTTGGATGGCTGAAGAGCTGCCGTTCCTCCTTCACGATCCCAGCCCCATTTCAGTGTCTGGGGCTCTGGTAGATGTGTTGAGGGCAAAGTAGAGGGCAAGCTGTCTTTCCCAGTCAGCCAGGGAGCTCCCCGCCAGGCCAGGCCCCAGCCACTTTGCTCTGTCTCACCTCTAGGAAATGCAAATACTCTTGGTTGACATCCCCTTCCTCAGCCCTCCCAGCCTactccccaccccagcttttatagGATCTGCTCCACTGTCTCCTGGGGCAGTTGTGGGTCACTGTCCCTTCCAGCTGCCCCAGACAGGAAGCAGAATTACCACGCAGCAGTGTCCATTCTTGGGTCTGAGTTCCTATTATAGGTAGGGGCCCCACCCTCTGGGCTTCCCGTCAGCAACACACACACTTATGGCACCAGCCTGGACTCCAGAAAAAGGGTGTCCAGGTATTGTGTGTATGCATTTAgttgtgcacacgtgtgtgtgcacgcgcacacacataaATATGCTCCTATACTGGCGTTAGGCGTCTCCTCATCCCTCACCCTGACCTTTCTCCTGTCCTTTTCTTGGCTGGAAGAAGTTAGCCTCCTGGGAGTGTAGTTTTCTGTTTTAAGtcccccacccctggccgggctcggtggctcacacctgtaatcccagcactttgggaggccaaggcgggtcgattacttgtggtcaggagttcacgaccaccctggccaacattgtgaaaccccatctctgccaaaaatacaaaagttagccgggcatggtggcacatgcctgtaatctcagctacccagggaggctgaggcaggagaattgcttgaactcagaaggcagaggctgcagtgagctgagatcgcaccactgcactctagcctggtcaacagagcaagactccatctcacaaaaaaaaaaagaaaaaaattccccacccccaccaattGTTTTACTTCCTCTTCCTGCTCAGGGAGCAGATGGGCCTCACTGGTTGAGATGGAATAGAATAACTGGGCTATGAGTCGCCAGCCCACTTTGTGACCCAGCAAGacctttcccctctctgggcgtcagtttctcatctgtaagatgaccAGAGTTGCTTAGATGATCTCCTAGATCCTTTCCAGTTCTCTGATTTTGTAAAGCCAATGGCTTCTCCCTCTTTAAGGTGCTATGCCGACCAGCCCTGGAGGCTGGGATCTGCTGCTCCCTCCAGCCACCAGGGGGCAGGAGTGCACTACCTGCTGTCAGTCACCAGAGTGGCCGCTCGGTGCCCAGTCCGCCAGCCTTGCCCTTGGAGGCTGCTCTTCATCCTGCCTGTGGTTTTCAGCTCAGAGCTGGACTTCTATTTATAAGTTacctgtatttatatttatatgcccGCTGCCATGGTGAAGGCTGGACAAGGTGCTCCTCTGGCCCCTCCTTCTTACCTCAGATGCCTGAACAGAACAAGGCAAACCCATAGCAGCCTCTCAGGAGCTGACAGGTCCTCTTTCGGGGCTCAGGAGGGTGGGCATACACCCAGCGGCCTGCAGAGTGAGCTTATTACCCACAACTGTGCCCGCTTTGTGCTTCTGAGGTGCACACCTAGCCTAGGTGAGACACTGCAGCCAGGCAACCACCGACACACGCCCCTTCTCAAAGCCAGAGGTGAGTGGGGCAGGTGCCCGGGGCTGGGTAATTGGAATTAGGACACACACGGGCTTGGGCTTCAAGTTCATTTATTGATGCATTGATTGGACACAATAAAACCACAATTGTTATCAAAAagtttccctcccctcccccctttttCTGGTTCTCCCATtggaaatgtctttaaaaaaaaaaaagatacaagggGATACTGGCAAGGTCCCATATtgtagggtggggagggggcagtgCTGCAGTGGAAGGGAGTTTGTGATGTTGACATTGACAGCATGAAAATGGGTCTTGGAAGTGCATGTGAGACTGCCTCCCAACACAGCTTCACAGTGGCAGGGGCTGGTTGGGAGAAGGGAAAGCTGAGTTTAGTGCTAGGACCAGTTTGGAGTGGGAAGCTGTAGGGGAAAGCTCTTCCTTTGGGAGCCCTGGGGGGATTCGGTGTTAGCTGAGTCCATAGTCTGAGGGAGACCCACACCCGCCCTCCAAGAGTTGGGGTTCAGAAAGTCAGAGAAAGGCTAAGAAGAGAGCTTCTGAGGGATCAGTTACTCCCTCAATATTAAGACTGGGCTCATCAGCAagtatcacttgaaccagggaggcagaggctgcagtgagccaagattgcaccactgcactctaacccgGGCAACAGAATGatactctcaaaaagaaaaaaagactgggcCCATGAATGCCCAGAAGACtaagattaaaacaaacaaaaccctgggCCCAACCAGAACATTACCTCCTCTCTTAGTCCCACCCCTTCAGAGCAGATGAAGCCCCCAAAAACTTTCAGAACCAGCCCCACTACCTCCTTGGCTCTGCTCCACCTTAGCACTGCCGATCAAAGGACTTCTGGGTCCCCCTTTCTCCTCCATGGTCCTCTGCCACACTCCCATGGTCACCTTGTCCTGACAGCCTTGAGCCTGCTGCAGCTAGAGACCCCATCCCTATCTCCAGTGAAGCCCCAGAGCCTAGGAATAGAGGTCAGAGAGTCGTCCCCTGGCTAGGAGAGGATGGCTTGTAGAAGCTAAGATTCCTGGAGTCTGGCCATGTGGGTCTTGGGTGGAGGAAAGTGAGAGCACCACGTGGCTGGGGCTGAGATTTTGCATAGATCTTTGGGGTCTGTCAGGGTGGGAAATGCAGGCAAGCCCAGGATTAACCCTGGAAGGCCTGGGAAAGGACGGTGGGGACAGTCCTTGGAAGGGAGCTGCCCTTAAAATTAGCCCAGCTTTTTCTGAATCGGGCAGGACCCCTGAAGCTGTTCACAGTCCCTGTGGCATGTAGGAAACCAAGGTGTCTCAGGACAGGAGGAGACAAGGAGTGGCTATTGGGAAATCAGCTCTGGCCTCCCCATGAGGGCTAATAAGGGGCAAGGACGATAGGTCCTGTGGCAGGGCGGACAGCTCCTGCTGGGGTGCGAAACAGAGCTGGGCCCAGGATGGGAGCCGGGAAGAGGGTAGTGGCTGCTGTAGGGGCAGGGCGGAGGGCCAGGGGTCCTGGCAGAGCACAGATGGCAGTGGCTGCGGTGGGGAGCGGGCTGGGCAGGAAGCGGGCTGCCAGTGTCTTGGTGAGTTGCTTCTGCAAGGCCAGTTTAGActacacagaaaagaaaggaatggacaCAGTCTTCACCCCAGAAAACCCCACTCCCTCCCTGGGGCCCATCCTCAAGCTTTTTGCTGCAGGGAAAACGTGCCTTTTAGAGTTCCAAACCTAAAtcctcctcccttcccacccccaaACATTCATTCCGAAGGGCTTTCTCCACCACCTATCTTCCTGTCCAGAGGGAGGAAAGTCTCAGcatgggagaagggaggaggattGACCGGATAGAGATGGTCTCTAGCAGATGCACGCCCACCCCTCACTCTTGCACCTAAGATGACTACCCCAGCCCACCTCCCCGGAAATTCCTCTGGGCAGATCCCAGTTTCCAGGCCTAGCTCTCTCACTGCCCAGCAGCCTCATTGCAGGGTAGCCTCTTTTCCTGCCCCACCGCAGCCCCCCATCTGGCCCTCCCAGCCCACCCTCTCCCCTCCTGACCCAGTCCCAGCTCTGTTGCCTGGAGACAGATACCTTGAGGATACTCACAGCCAGCGCTGCGTGCTTCTGCAGCTTGCTGTGCTGGCTGGAGGGCTTGGGGGGCTTCCCGGCCAGGCGGTCTTTGTGCCTCCTGCTGCTCATGTGCtaatggacagacagacagactggGAACAAGATGACAAAGCCCAAGGACCCCAAGACCATCATCCTCgactctcttccccttcctctacCCACAGCTCACACATCCAAAGCACACAGACTGGGTCCTCACCCTGGGGTAGGCCCTGGGAAGGGGAGGTGAGTCTTGGCCTTTGCCCTCAGTTGGCCCACTGGCTTGCTGGCCTCACTCCTCCAGCCTGCTCTGCTGTGCCCTGCCTGCCCTCTTTAGGgtccctccctctcctgccctgcccccaAACCCCCTCCCCTGGCTCCAACCCCAGTCACAGCCTCACTTCTCCCACCTGCTTCAGTTGGGTCTCTGAATTGACCTGGAGCTGACAGAGAGCACAGTGGAAAGCAGGGCTGGGCCCCTGCCGGCCGCCCCGGCCCCCTGTCACTCTCCTGGCCTTGTGTCCGGCACCTCCCCTGGACACCGGGCGGCCCCGGCTCCTCCGGGGAGCCCCTCGCTGACCTTCCATCATCCACCGGTGCTTGGCTCCTGGAGAGGGAAGAAGGCAGTCTCTCAGCAGCAGGAAGGGGTTGCAGGGGCCACAGAGACCCCCTCCACACTCAACGCAATTTGGCTCCCCCCGTAAGCCTCACGGCTGCTCTGTGCACACATCGCCCTCCAGCCACACATGGTTTCCCCTCCCAGCTTCTGTCCTTTCATGCCAGCCCCTCCCATGGAAGGCCTTCCTGCACTACAAATAGctggcttcccctttgctttGATCTCAGTCCCTTCCTTCTGGGTGTAATCTAAGGAGAGAGGCAGATGTCTCCTGTCTCCTGTGGAGTGACCCTTCAGAGATTTAGCGACCTTCAGTTCTTGCTGCCTCAGACTTCTCTTCCCAATTCTCCTTCTCCAAGGAGTAATGGGAGGACCCAGAAACGTCCGCTCAGTAACACACAAGCACAAAGCCTCCGCCACCCAACCGTTGAGTGAAGCACCCAGGAACTCAAGCCTGCCCTCATCTGGTGAGGCTTAGCTTCTGCCCCACCCTTTCCCCGGACTCCAGCTCCTGGGGATTACTGACCTGTGTTGTGAGCCTGAAGCTGGGAAGCCGAGTTCACTGTCACCTTACACGTGGGGCAGTAGAGGTGCCCCTTCTCGCTCCTGCCTTCCCCACTCACACTGCTTCCCATGGCAGCTGCCACCGGCTCAGGCCCCGGTGCCTCTCTCCCAGGCTCTGGGGAGCAAGGTgggcaggaggaagaagaggatgagGAGGCAGCATCCAAGAGCTCTGAGTGGGCTGGCTCCCTGGATGTAGGGTCCGGAGTTGGTGGTGGCTGGAGTGGAGGCCCAAGAGGAGGGACTGCAGGAACTGCTGCAGAGATGGAAGGCATGGGGGCAGAGTGTGAGACCCAAGATGATGCTGGAGATCACGATCTTCAGCTCTGACCATGGAGGTGGCCTGGAGGGCCTCTGGTGGATGACCAGCACTGAATTCCAGGCCTCACTTTTCTACCAACTCACTGGGCAgacttgggcctcagtttccccatctgaaatCATTAAGTTGGACACAGTGGTCTCAGaaagccctcacagccctcgtaTTGTTATTTGCTAACTTAAATAAACAGAGATCACCAAAAAAGATGTACTAGAATGTTCAGAGAACACTTCGTAATACCATAAAACTGAAACTACCCACGTGTCCACCAACAGgagagcagatttttaaaaaatagtggtaCAGGCTGaatacggtggctcatgtctgtatgggaggctgaggcaggtggatcacctaaggtcaggagttcgagactggcctggccaacatggtgaaaccctatctctactaaaaatacagaattaggcatggtggcacatgcctatataatcccagttactcaggaggctgaggcaggagaattgcttgaacctggaaggcggaggttacggtgagccgagatcacgccactgcactccagcctgggcaacagagtgaaactccatctcaaaaaaacaaaaaacaaaacaaaacaaaacaaaacaaacaaacaaaaaaacagtggtatgggccagatgcagtgactcacgcctgtgatcccaacattttgggaggccaaggttagcagatcgcttgagtccaggagttcaagaccagcctgggtgacacagtgaaacaccatctgtactaaaaatacaaaaattagccaggcatggtggcacatgcctatagttccaactacttgggaggctgaggcgggaggatcacttgagagccagggaggtggatgagcctaggtcacaccactgcactccagcctgggtgacagagccagaccctgtctaaaaaaaaagtttttaaaaatttaaattaaaaaaaaaatagtggtatGATCCGCAATGGAGTACtacacagcaatgaaaaagaacaaactacagCTACAcgcaaaaacatggatgaatcttacagATATAATGAATGTTGATGAATGTTTGTGAGAGATGAATAAAAACTAGAtacaggccaggtggggtggctcacgcctgtaatcccagcactttgggaggccgaggtgggtggatcacaaggtcaggagttcgagaccagcctggccaatatggcgaaaccccgtctctactaaaaatacaaaaattagctggacgtggtggcaggtgcctgtagtcccagctacttggaaggctgagacaggagaatggcttgaacccaggaagcagaggttacagtgagccaagattgcaccgctgtgctccagcctgggaagacagagtgagactctgtctcaaaaaacaaaacaacaacaaaaacacaaaagaaaacagatacaaaaaaaaCCCCTACACACTCTATGTTTCACCAAAAATAGGTAAAACTGATCTATGCTGAGAAAAGTCAGGATCGTATTTACCATCAGAGGGGTTGTAGTTGGTTGAATAGTgtctcccccaaaattcatgtctatctgggacctcagaatgtgaccttaattGGAAACAGAGTCTTCGCAGATaaaattagttaagatgaagtcatgcTGGGTTCGGGTGGGATTAATCTAGTGACTGGTACCCTTATTAAAAGAGCTTGTGGAAACACAGGGACACACAAGGGAGAATGT
The sequence above is drawn from the Symphalangus syndactylus isolate Jambi chromosome 20, NHGRI_mSymSyn1-v2.1_pri, whole genome shotgun sequence genome and encodes:
- the LOC129469976 gene encoding zinc finger protein 385C isoform X4; this encodes MKRPLSPPPPAEKEPPISGAAECHPRPPEPPKPKRERKRPSYTLCDVCNIQLNSAAQAQVHCGGRAHQRRLRQLSLGESPSGPAGPASGAPSPLLASLPLPTRPLQPPLDFKHLLAFHFNGAAPLSLFPNFSTMDPVQKAVISHTFGVPSPLKKKLFISCNICHLRFNSANQAEAHYKGHKHARKLKAVEAAKSKQRPHTQAQDGAVVSPIPTLASGAPGEPQSKVPAVPPLGPPLQPPPTPDPTSREPAHSELLDAASSSSSSSCPPCSPEPGREAPGPEPVAAAMGSSVSGEGRSEKGHLYCPTCKVTVNSASQLQAHNTGAKHRWMMEGQRGAPRRSRGRPVSRGGAGHKARRVTGGRGGRQGPSPAFHCALCQLQVNSETQLKQHMSSRRHKDRLAGKPPKPSSQHSKLQKHAALAVSILKSKLALQKQLTKTLAARFLPSPLPTAATAICALPGPLALRPAPTAATTLFPAPILGPALFRTPAGAVRPATGPIVLAPY
- the LOC129469976 gene encoding zinc finger protein 385C isoform X5; protein product: MKRPLSPPPPAEKEPPISGAAECHPRPPEPPKPKRERKRPSYTLCDVCNIQLNSAAQAQVHCGGRAHQRRLRQLSLGESPSGPGPASGAPSPLLASLPLPTRPLQPPLDFKHLLAFHFNGAAPLSLFPNFSTMDPVQKAVISHTFGVPSPLKKKLFISCNICHLRFNSANQAEAHYKGHKHARKLKAVEAAKSKQRPHTQAQDGAVVSPIPTLASGAPGEPQSKVPAVPPLGPPLQPPPTPDPTSREPAHSELLDAASSSSSSSCPPCSPEPGREAPGPEPVAAAMGSSVSGEGRSEKGHLYCPTCKVTVNSASQLQAHNTGAKHRWMMEGQRGAPRRSRGRPVSRGGAGHKARRVTGGRGGRQGPSPAFHCALCQLQVNSETQLKQHMSSRRHKDRLAGKPPKPSSQHSKLQKHAALAVSILKSKLALQKQLTKTLAARFLPSPLPTAATAICALPGPLALRPAPTAATTLFPAPILGPALFRTPAGAVRPATGPIVLAPY
- the LOC129469976 gene encoding zinc finger protein 385C isoform X7, yielding MKRPLSPPPPAEKEPPISGAAECHPRPPEPPKPKRERKRPSYTLCDVCNIQLNSAAQAQVHCGGRAHQRRLRQLSLGESPSGPAGPASGAPSPLLASLPLPTRPLQPPLDFKHLLAFHFNGAAPLSLFPNFSTMDPVQKAVISHTFGVPSPLKKKLFISCNICHLRFNSANQAEAHYKGHKHARKLKAVEAAKSKQRPHTQAQDGAVVSPIPTLASGAPGEPQSKAVPAVPPLGPPLQPPPTPDPTSREPAHSELLDAASSSSSSSCPPCSPEPGREAPGPEPVAAAMGSSVSGEGRSEKGHLYCPTCKVTVNSASQLQAHNTGAKHRWMMEGQRGAPRRSRGRPVSRGGAGHKARRVTGGRGGRQGPSPAFHCALCQLQVNSETQLKQHMSSRRHKDRLAGKPPKPSSQHSKLQKHAALASKLALQKQLTKTLAARFLPSPLPTAATAICALPGPLALRPAPTAATTLFPAPILGPALFRTPAGAVRPATGPIVLAPY